In Porites lutea chromosome 7, jaPorLute2.1, whole genome shotgun sequence, a single window of DNA contains:
- the LOC140943182 gene encoding eukaryotic initiation factor 4A-III produces MSSRKRKVVADEDEDPTKIDFETSEEVDVVPTFDQLKLREELLRGVYAYGFEKPSAIQQRAIKPIIKGRDVIAQAQSGTGKTATLSICVLQSIDIQTRETQALILSPTRELAQQIQKVILALGDYMSVQCHACIGGTNVGEDIRKLDYGQHVVSGTPGRVFDMIRRRNLRTRSIKLLVLDEADEMLNKGFKEQIYDVYRYLPPATQVVLLSATLPHDILEMTQKFMTDPIRILVKRDELTLEGIKQFFVAVEREEWKFDTLCDLYDTLTITQAVIFCNTKRKVDWLTEKMREANFTVSSMHGDMPQKERDAIMKEFRSGQSRVLISTDVWARGIDVQQVSLVINYDLPNNRELYIHRIGRSGRFGRKGVAINFVKSDDIRILHDIEQYYSTQIDEMPMNVGDLI; encoded by the exons ATGTCGTCTCGCAAAAGAAAGGTTGTGGCGGACGAGGACGAAGATCCAACCAAGATCGATTTCGAAACATCAGAAGAGGTTGACGTAGTGCCAACTTTCGACCAGTTAAAGCTTCGAGAAGAGTTGCTTCGCGGCGTATACGCTTACG gaTTCGAGAAACCTTCTGCTATTCAACAGCGTGCTATTAAACCTATCATAAAAGGAAGGGACGTTATTGCACA AGCTCAGTCTGGTACAGGAAAAACAGCTACTCTCTCCATATGTGTGCTTCAGTCTATTGACATACAG ACAAGAGAAACCCAAGCTTTGATCTTATCCCCAACACGTGAACTTGCTCAGCAAATCCAGAAG GTAATTCTTGCCCTTGGTGATTACATGAGTGTCCAATGTCATGCGTGTATTGGAGGAACAAATGTTGGAGAGGACATCAGAAAACTCGATTATGGACAACATGTTGTGTCTGGAACTCCTGGCAGAGTTTTTG ATATGATCAGAAGACGGAACTTGAGAACTCGGTCAATCAAATTACTGGTGTTAGACGAAGCAGATGAGAtgttaaataaag GTTTTAAGGAGCAGATTTATGATGTTTACAGATATCTTCCTCCAGCAACACAG gttGTTCTTTTAAGTGCGACCCTTCCACATGATATCTTGGAAATGACACAGAAGTTCATGACAGATCCCATCAGGATTCTTGTGAAACG tgATGAATTGACGCTGGAAGGTATCAAGCAGTTTTTTGTGGCTGTTGAGCGAGAAGAATGGAAATTTGACACCCTTTGTGATTTATATGACACCCTGACAATTACACAGGCTGTGATATTCTGCAATACCAAGAGAAAG gtTGACTGGCTTACAGAGAAGATGAGAGAAGCAAATTTCACAGTGTCCTCTATGCATGGTGACATGCCGCAGAAAGAAAGAGATGCTATTATGAAAGAGTTCCGATCTGGACAGAG TCGGGTGCTGATATCAACAGATGTGTGGGCCAGAGGTATCGACGTTCAACAGGTTTCTCTGGTTATCAACTACGACTTGCCTAACAACCGTGAGTTGTACATTCACAG GATTGGCCGATCTGGTCGATTTGGTCGCAAAGGTGTTGCCATCAACTTTGTAAAGTCAGACGACATCAGAATCTTGCATGATATTGAACAGTAT
- the LOC140943180 gene encoding uncharacterized protein translates to MDVLLASEIGDSKKLEQLLAAQNPEVNYSNDSKETPLLLACKFDHFSCCSLLLEAGASVDQSDSVGNSPLHFARDYNIVARLLALGADPAAKNVKGRTPLHEAALWGTTEVFKTLLEEFINRKLTVDVSDEKAFTPLHLAVFSEVEENILEKINLLISAGAGVDKPGLHGFTPIRLACTNFNLKASSVLHLLRCGASPRVIDEYGNTCLHAIFKMNPYFYPSEEDSLEVTTILEELVKLGCDVNVKNRNGQTAVQYAAYSALPEQVKTLLKCGADPSIADHIGRTPLHKSMFNRDFKVAEILLEYSKSPCVVDHLGRIPLHYAATSGKPEIISTIIPAMSSPPQGVENFMNKQDNFGMTPLHYFLLHKRTEESILSCLLQHGADIKIDLPSGVTCIEMARYSRDVSQIIFQVANPGKIHPLPLHEFPGSQENSFLKDYLQPICIVSDRDIDPETLRPTPNVQEYLDQISLWTIPSDEQINLQNGINSSIEKFVRHLCDEIARMDPRFASNVLPSGSTYEGTKPVTEASFLTDFDYMICLERLSEEVIVEEVPAVVGHVRVAHKQPTNQSKFKEFFSEGYLVGDRVSKAFCDLMVLVMNQPKIWQDGDMECPCIPTLQITTGRPNIKLSLVWKKDVMNARSASIDIVPAIQVKSLWPSFARQDSSILTPDTRECHVVLKQPDVGLNSTEHFGNPAHLLRVTFSVAEREIFLKMPDVVKRSCVVAKVLSRRTAKVPFSMIYGGEYGTAKILTKNTFSSYVLKTALFHELEALHLNDSNNSTNKLTLKTLVCGIFTRLSQAAGERFLPSFFVPRHNLFHTYKEDSCTEKIRYLIVQLLNISLKEGGRKLAVQSKSFPEKRNTDIMAKRHRKCSTILAKLGTDWIN, encoded by the coding sequence ATGGATGTATTACTGGCGTCAGAAATAGGCGATAGCAAGAAGCTTGAACAGCTCTTGGCCGCTCAAAATCCAGAGGTCAACTATAGTAACGATTCCAAGGAAACTCCACTACTTCTTGCCTGTAAATTCGACCATTTCAGTTGCTGTTCGCTTCTCCTTGAGGCAGGAGCGAGCGTCGATCAAAGCGATAGTGTTGGCAACAGCCCATTGCATTTTGCCAGAGATTATAACATAGTCGCACGTTTGCTTGCACTAGGAGCCGATCCAGCGGCGAAAAATGTGAAAGGACGAACACCTTTGCACGAAGCTGCTCTTTGGGGAACCACTGAAGTATTTAAAACTCTTCTTGAAGAGTTTATAAACAGGAAGCTCACGGTCGACGTCTCCGACGAGAAAGCATTTACTCCCTTGCACCTTGCCGTGTTTTCTGAGGTCGAAGAAAACATCTTAGAAAAGATAAACCTACTCATTTCGGCAGGAGCTGGAGTAGATAAACCGGGTCTCCATGGTTTCACACCTATAAGGTTGGCTTGTACGAATTTTAACTTAAAAGCAAGCAGTGTTTTACATTTACTAAGATGTGGCGCGAGCCCTCGCGTTATCGACGAATATGGAAATACTTGTTTGCATGCCATATTCAAGATGAATCCTTATTTCTACCCTTCTGAGGAAGATTCCCTGGAGGTGACAACGATTCTCGAAGAATTAGTGAAATTGGGATGTGATGTTAACGTCAAGAACAGAAATGGCCAAACTGCTGTGCAGTATGCAGCGTACAGCGCACTTCCAGAGCAGGTGAAGACCCTTCTGAAGTGTGGTGCCGATCCATCGATTGCTGACCATATTGGAAGAACACCATTGCATAAAAGTATGTTTAACAGAGACTTTAAAGTTGCTGAGATTCTCTTGGAGTATTCAAAGAGCCCTTGCGTGGTTGATCACTTAGGAAGAATTCCTCTTCACTATGCTGCAACTTCTGGCAAGCCTGAAATTATCAGTACCATCATCCCAGCAATGTCATCGCCTCCACAAGGAGTTGAAAATTTCATGAACAAGCAAGACAATTTTGGGATGACTCCTCTTCATTATTTCCTATTGCATAAAAGGACTGAAGAGTCAATTCTAAGTTGTCTTTTGCAACATGGAGCAGATATAAAAATTGATCTTCCTTCTGGTGTGACTTGCATCGAAATGGCCAGGTACTCCAGGGATGTTAGCCAGATCATTTTCCAGGTAGCCAATCCAGGAAAGATTCACCCCTTACCATTACATGAATTCCCTGGCTCCCAAGAGAATTCCTTTTTAAAGGACTATCTTCAACCAATTTGCATTGTCAGTGATAGAGACATTGACCCCGAAACTTTGAGGCCAACTCCAAATGTCCAAGAGTACCTTGATCAAATCTCCTTGTGGACCATTCCATCAGATGAGCAAATAAACCTTCAGAATGGCATAAACTCTTCGATTGAGAAGTTTGTCAGGCATCTATGTGATGAAATCGCCAGGATGGATCCTAGATTTGCCTCCAATGTTCTGCCGAGTGGAAGCACCTATGAAGGGACAAAACCTGTAACAGAAGCCTCATTTCTGACAGACTTCGACTATATGATCTGTTTAGAAAGACTTAGCGAAGAGGTCATTGTTGAGGAAGTACCAGCCGTCGTAGGACACGTTAGGGTTGCGCACAAGCAACCGACAAACCAGTCCAAATTTAAGGAATTTTTCTCTGAAGGCTATCTTGTCGGAGACAGAGTTTCAAAGGCATTTTGCGATCTCATGGTCCTAGTGATGAACCAACCTAAAATCTGGCAAGATGGTGACATGGAGTGCCCCTGCATCCCTACTTTGCAGATTACCACTGGACGTCCAAATATAAAGCTTAGTCTCGTTTGGAAGAAAGATGTTATGAATGCAAGAAGCGCCAGCATTGATATAGTTCCAGCGATTCAGGTCAAATCTCTGTGGCCATCATTTGCAAGACAAGACAGCTCTATATTGACCCCCGATACTCGGGAATGTCATGTTGTACTCAAACAACCCGATGTTGGATTGAACAGCACAGAACATTTCGGGAATCCCGCTCATCTTCTAAGGGTGACCTTTTCTGTTGCTGAGCGAGAGATATTTCTTAAAATGCCAGATGTTGTCAAGAGAAGTTGTGTGGTTGCAAAGGTTCTATCAAGGAGAACAGCAAAAGTTCCATTCTCAATGATTTATGGAGGTGAGTACGGTACAGCaaagattttaacaaaaaataccTTCTCCAGTTATGTTCTCAAGACAGCTTTGTTTCATGAGCTTGAGGCACTCCATTTGAACGACAGCAACAACTCTACAAACAAGTTGACTTTAAAAACACTTGTATGTGGGATATTTACAAGACTCTCTCAAGCTGCAGGGGAACGCTTTTTACCTAGTTTCTTCGTACCAAGGCACAACCTATTCCACACGTACAAGGAAGACAGTTGCACCGAAAAAATCAGGTACTTGATAGTACAGCTGTTGAACATAAGTCTGAAAGAGGGTGGTAGAAAATTGGCTGTCCAGAGCAAAAGTTTCCCAGAGAAAAGGAACACTGATATCATGGCCAAGAGGCACAGGAAATGTTCAACCATCCTGGCAAAGCTTGGTACTGACTGGATAAACTGA
- the LOC140943215 gene encoding F-box and leucine-rich repeat protein 13-like, producing MATFALLPDSVIIQIFSYLYYPSLVRNTRVCKRWHRLAYDPSLWKSVHLRDKHARKVEADTISRIIPRKTNLISSVYLTNCAGVKDVSLEHIALHCPNLKKLFLDGCDLITDSGIFTLARNCNSLETVSIPLRKISEKALTSLVKSNPGVKALYAYSIAVTENTVKVISRGCPDLEKLIVFEASLEDNQRSYTDALTDKMVRLLSNGCPKLKELTLRYNQVLVTDKSLSSLAKKCRKLESFVIDYCDKDGGITDFGVCTIAQLCRNLKCLNISNGVITDVSLIVIADHLPCLEDLSLEFSEITDVGVYALMNRCEKLSRLIVHNSNSLETGITDNAACVIANYASDLFHSLGLGFAEITDEGLKTICYNVELTFLSINGCNKLTYEGLKSCFCYLDCLWYLDISFTDIVSEGEQLLEIGDSLPFLETLDITDCFSISQESVKAFKEKFPDCRVNM from the coding sequence ATGGCTACGTTCGCTTTATTGCCGGACTCCGTAATAATTCAGATATTTTCCTATCTCTACTATCCTTCGCTTGTTCGAAACACCAGAGTGTGTAAGCGATGGCATCGGTTGGCCTACGACCCAAGCTTGTGGAAAAGTGTTCACCTTCGAGATAAACACGCTCGAAAGGTAGAAGCGGACACCATCTCAAGAATTATACCCCGTAAAACAAACCTGATTTCAAGCGTTTATTTGACCAACTGTGCTGGAGTTAAAGATGTTTCTCTGGAGCATATTGCTTTACACTGTCCAAACCTAAAGAAGCTTTTTCTAGATGGTTGTGATTTAATCACGGACTCCGGTATTTTTACTTTGGCGCGCAATTGTAACTCACTTGAAACGGTCTCGATTCCCTTGAGGAAAATTTCTGAAAAAGCGCTGACAAGTTTGGTCAAAAGTAACCCTGGAGTGAAAGCCCTATACGCTTATTCTATCGCTGTCACAGAAAATACAGTCAAGGTAATTTCAAGGGGATGCCCTGATCTCGAAAAACTTATAGTTTTCGAGGCGTCCCTCGAGGACAATCAACGAAGCTACACGGATGCTTTGACCGACAAAATGGTACGACTTTTGTCGAATGGTTGTCCAAAATTGAAGGAGTTAACGCTACGCTATAACCAAGTCCTAGTGACGGATAAAAGCTTGTCTTCCCTGGCGAAAAAATGCCGAAAGTTGGAGTCCTTCGTCATTGATTACTGTGACAAAGACGGTGGTATAACTGACTTTGGGGTTTGTACAATCGCTCAATTATGCCGAAatttaaaatgcttaaatatTTCAAACGGGGTCATCACGGATGTGTCTTTGATTGTGATCGCTGATCATCTGCCTTGCCTTGAAGATCTGTCCTTAGAATTTAGTGAAATTACAGATGTTGGAGTCTATGCTCTCATGAACAGATGCGAAAAACTTTCGCGACTCATTGTCCACAATTCGAACAGTTTAGAAACAGGTATCACGGATAATGCAGCTTGCGTGATCGCTAATTATGCCAGCGATCTTTTTCATTCTCTGGGTTTAGGTTTTGCAGAGATCACGGACGAAGGTCTCAAGACAATTTGTTACAATGTGGAACTGACGTTTTTGTCTATAAATGGGTGCAACAAACTCACTTACGAGGGGCTTAAATCGTGTTTTTGTTATCTTGATTGTTTGTGGTATTTGGATATAAGTTTCACGGACATTGTTAGTGAAGGTGAGCAGCTGTTGGAGATCGGTGACTCGCTTCCTTTTTTAGAAACACTGGACATCACAGACTGTTTCAGTATTTCACAAGAAAGCGTGAAAgctttcaaagaaaaatttccGGACTGCAGAGTCAACATGTAA
- the LOC140943189 gene encoding COP9 signalosome complex subunit 2: MSDMDDDFMCDDEEEYDLEYSEDSASEPDVDLENQYYNSKALKEDNPKGSLESFQKVLDLESEKGEWGFKALKQMIKINFKLGHYEEMMTRYQQLLTYIKSAVTRNHSEKSINSILDYISTSKQMELLQNFYETTLEALKDAKNDRLWFKTNTKLGKLYFDRGEFTKLAKILKQLHQSCQTDEGEDDLKKGTQLLEIYALEIQMYTAQKNNKKLKALYEQSLHIKSAIPHPLIMGVIRECGGKMHLREGDYEKAHTDFFEAFKNYDESGSGRRTTCLKYLVLANMLMKSGINPFDSQEAKPYKNDPEILAMTNLVSAYQNDDINEFEKILKTNRKNIMDDPFIREHIEDLLRNIRTQVLIKLIKPYTRIHIPFISKELNIDTEEVESLLVSCILDNTIHGRIDQVNQLLELTRTSQSVDRFAGLDRWTTQVNSLHTAVVNKIA, encoded by the coding sequence ATGTCTGACATGGATGATGACTTCATGTGTGATGATGAAGAGGAGTATGACTTGGAGTACTCAGAAGACAGTGCTTCAGAGCCAGATGTCGATTTAGAAAACCAGTATTACAACTCCAAAGCTTTGAAGGAAGATAATCCTAAAGGTTCTCTAGAGAGTTTCCAGAAAGTACTGGATCTTGAGTCTGAGAAGGGAGAGTGGGGTTTTAAGGCTCTGAAACAGATGATTAAGATCAACTTCAAACTGGGTCATTATGAGGAGATGATGACCAGATACCAGCAGTTGTTGACTTACATCAAGAGTGCTGTCACACGGAACCACTCTGAGAAGTCCATTAACTCCATCCTGGATTACATCTCCACTTCAAAACAGATGGAGCTGCTGCAGAATTTTTATGAGACCACTCTGGAGGCCCTTAAAGATGCTAAGAACGATAGGCTGTGGTTTAAGACAAACACAAAGCTGGGAAAGTTGTATTTTGATAGAGGAGAGTTCACCAAACTGGCAAAGATTTTAAAGCAGCTTCACCAATCTTGCCAAACCGATGAAGGGGAAGATGATCTCAAGAAAGGCACGCAGCTGCTTGAAATTTATGCACTGGAGATTCAAATGTACACTGCACAGAAGAATAACAAGAAGCTAAAAGCTTTGTATGAGCAGTCACTTCACATCAAGTCCGCTATCCCGCACCCGCTGATTATGGGGGTCATTCGTGAATGTGGTGGAAAGATGCACCTGCGAGAAGGTGACTATGAGAAAGCGCACACTGATTTCTTTGAGGCTTTCAAGAACTATGATGAGTCTGGTAGTGGCAGACGTACAACTTGCTTGAAATATCTGGTGTTGGCTAACATGCTGATGAAGTCTGGGATTAATCCTTTTGATTCACAAGAAGCAAAACCTTACAAAAATGACCCAGAGATTCTTGCTATGACCAATCTTGTCAGTGCTTACCAAAATGATGACAtcaatgaatttgaaaaaattcttaaGACCAACCGTAAGAACATTATGGACGACCCTTTCATTAGGGAGCACATAGAAGACCTGTTAAGAAACATACGAACGCAAGTGTTAATTAAACTGATCAAGCCATACACAAGGATTCATATTCCGTTTATTTCAAAGGAATTGAACATTGATACAGAAGAGGTTGAAAGCCTCCTTGTTTCCTGTATACTTGACAATACTATTCATGGCCGCATAGATCAGGTCAACCAGCTTCTAGAACTGACCAGAACCTCACAAAGTGTTGATAGATTTGCTGGCCTGGACAGGTGGACCACACAGGTCAATTCACTTCATACTGCTGTTGTAAACAAGATTGCATGA